gaagacgAAAGTCAAGTTTTGTTGAAAAAGTGCAGAGAATTTTAATGTGATTtaatgcatttcattttttgaaaagtaaaatataGTTGCTCTAGGTGAAGCTTGAAGTGTGTGCTGACCTGTCACACTACACTCAGCCTTGCTGTTCTTTGGTGTAGGTCCCAGTGATGCGTCTCCAGATGAAGGAGTTGTAGAAGATCTGCCTTTAATAGATGAGaaggctgtggagcagctgaCTGAAGGATTGATTTCCCACTATCTGCCTGATCTTCAGCGATCAAAATCAGCACTGCAGGAACTTACGTAAGCAGATTTTTGGAACCAACTTCATACTTggtttgctgctcttttcaataTAATGTGCCAGCTCCCTTTATCTGGAGGTTAGTTTATCAGCATTTCTGTATCCTGACTCGAGCAGTCTGAATAATGCAGATCTGTGGGAGTAGCAGGGGGTGTGTAAGCTGCAGTGCAGCCTGTGAGCACTATGGCTGAAGAATGTGTAACACTAGAAGAGTAAAATCCCCTAAGCCAGGCAGAACAGAAGACCTAGAATTCTTAAATGATTATTCACTTCTGTAGTGGAAAAGTGTGCTAAAAGCTGGATTGATTTTGGTAGGAGACATGCAGTTTGTATTCAGGGAAGCTTGTAGTGAGATATATTATTTATTGTTCAGTCTCTAAGCCATATTgcaaaacactggaaaaatacAACTAGGGAGCTAAACAGATAAGAGTTCTTTGTACACTGATGTGGTGTTGGGAAGTGTGTATTGATACTGTTTTGGTTAAAAGTCTGTTTAAAGCGCTGGTTGAAAAGCAGATGTGGTGCTGTACTTTGGGTTTATGcatcttttttttgttttagacAGAACCAAGTGGTACTGCTAGAAACATTAGAAcaagaaatttcaaaattcaAAGAGTGTAACTCCATCGTTGATATCAATGCTTTGGTAAGTATCActaatgctttttaaattctAGATTAGCATAGATCTTCTTGCTGAAGCATTCCTAGCAACTTGtgtcctttcctttttcttaatgACCTacagaaggaaaaccagctcAGATATTAGGGACAAGCTGCTGGAGAGGGTGGGAAGCAGCATGTTTCCCTTAAATAGGAAGGGCAGTGGGAAGAGTGCAGGCTCAGGCAGGCAGCATTGGTGGCACTGGCTGTTCATAGCCAGCAGCCAAAGCAATTGTACACATTTTTTCAGTAGGATTGAGATTCCACCATGGGCTCTGTGCACCCCTCCAGACTAGCAGGAATGGTGCATGAAACACTCCTGTATGGTGCATAAAATTgtaatatttttgttctttttcatgAATCTTAACTCAGTAGATTACTGTGTGCAAGTGTTGAGATGTAGTAGCTTTCTCTATTAATATATGTGATatgtaaattttatatataaacttGAACATGTTTGTTCCATTATCAAACTGTTCTGGTAATCACTGTTTTTGATTGCTATTTTACTGTGTAGCTTTAGAAAACAGCTGTTCTAACTTGACAGTCAGTGCTTTAACAGTTATGGTTTTTAAGTTTTCAGAAGCTAAACACTATCACAACAAGTTAGTGAATATTAGAAATGAAATGATGATGCTGCATGAGAAGACATCAAAGTTAAAAGTAAGTGGgataaatattttcactttccAATACAGATACTTATGTATTATTGACTTCTAACTTTTATTTTGGATGCATGCTGAAGATTCtgattaaaatataattttatcttaaaattatgttttcagtAGCTCCAAGCCATGTATGTTTTTAACCTTTCACTTGCTCTTAATGGTGCTCAGGCATCTTACACATCTGAACTACTCTTTCAGTGTAATCTTCATGTTTAGGTGGTGTAAGAATCATGCCTTGTTTTGTTGCTTTAGTCCACTCCATTCCAAGCAGTTCTCTTTGGTGTTTCAGTTTCATTTCAATGAAAACTAGATTGTCACCAATGTAAgaatttctccttttgtttaATGTACCATGAACAGTGGCATAAGTTCACTAGTTTCATGCTGTGTAGACAGCCTGGTTACATTCTGGCAAGATTAGTCAGTGTGTTCAACAAGAGAATTTTTTCTTGGAGGCAGTAAATTGCATGGTAAGAACCTTGTCAGGTATACCCAAAGGGTGACTTTTAGTGAGACTGAAGGGGCTCCAGTTTGTGTTTTCCCAGTGTGGATCACAAACTTCCCATTTCTGAACAGTAAGCTGAAAGTGGGAGGGATGAAGCAAAAAGGAACAGTTTATGCTACATTCAGTCATAAGGAGGGTGTGTTGGAGAGAGGCACAATGGGAgggattttgtttgttgcttCAAATTAAATATATCTGTAAAACTTACAGttattttcttgtcttttctaTTTAGAAAAGGGCACTTAAGCTGCAACAAAAGAGGCAGAAGGAAGAGTTGGAACGGGAGCAGCAACGTGAAAAGGAACTTGAAAGAGAGAAACAGTTAACAGCAAAACCTGCAAAGAGGACCTGAAAACAGAGCATGCAACAACTTGTCTGAATTAATGATTTCTACATTCACTGGAATTAAGGCAGACTTTGCTTAAATTGGGCTACAGCTGTTGCTAGCAACAGTCTACTCTCTGGTATTATAAATTCCAAAATGGTAATAATAGAGTTGGTAACATTCACGTTTTTTAATTTCGGCCATTCAAGTTGCCTTCTTTTGTAATGCTATGCAGTTTGATATTATAATGTaagttaatttttatatatatgtatataggAGAACTAGGCATCACAGTTTTAAGTATCTATCCATTTTAGTTGTCGTCTGTTCTTTTGGTGTTCAGAATTCTGAGAGATCTGATGGCTGGCACATGTTTTTCAGACAAAATGCAGAGAACTTTTTAAAGTTCAGTTGTCACACCAGACTTTAGCAGCTCCATTTTCACTGAAACTGCTTTGTTTCTTGCAGTTGGGATCTGTCTTTGATCATAAATACTGATTTCTTGTGCAGCCTCAGTTTGATTCATCTCTAAAGAACTGAAGAAAATAGCAGTGTATTTTCTTAAAAGTTCACTTCATtgcagaaatctttttttttcttttttttttttttttttgtcatcaaGTAACTTAAGAACAGCTTTAAGGTAACTTCTGAATAAGTTCCTAAGTTCCCAGCTGAAATGATTGGCAGGGGAGAAGCAGAACACTAAAGATTGTCATAATTGATGTGTGCACTATGCAAAGATTTATGAATTTGTGCTTTCACAAACATTTAAGTCAAACCAGGAAACTTTTGCTTCTCTAATGGTTTATTAGGAAGACTTGTGTGGTCTAAGCATATTTTTGTGGGATTAGAAGTTGTAATTTCTTTATCTTGTGtgacaaaataaaacataaacaAAACTAAACTTTTCCACTTCATGTGAAATTCAGCCACTTGTGGGAAAACTACTGCATTTAGTGTTTTTTCCTTAACAAATGAATCATTTGCACTTCAGGGCTATCTAAGACATTTTTTTAAGAGTCCTCACCCAGAATGATGATTATATTAGTGTCTATTGATGAGAAATTTGGAATGGAGGTTGATACCCATTTCTCTGAATGTAATTGCAGCACTTGGTGTGGACTGCCATTCAAATGAATGTACAAATTGTCTAGACTAGTGAAAGAGCTTTAAATTATTTGTTCCTACAGGCTAACAAACTAGTTATTTTATAACTGTGTCTCTTTTCCAGTATATCTGTGTTTCTTCTTAAGTAATAATGTAAATTATGTGTTTTGAAGTGAGATAAAGGGTAAGCTATGTAAAGTTTTCCTTAAAATATGTATAGGAATGTCTTACAGGGGCACAGtccattttgttttccttctgttttagGTGACTCACACAGTGTGCACCTGCCGGGACTTTCTGTACTATCATTTTCTGAACTCCTTATTTCCTGTTCTTAATATTTGTTATCTTCTTCTGTGAAAGACGTACTCTAAGTACCCAGGCATCATGCAAGGTAAACTGGGTTAATGTTTTGGGACAAGGAGAACAAACTGAAATGCTTTTAGTGAAGCAGTATTAGATTAAAACTTTCCCCAGGTATTTTTCCCTGAAGTTGACTCATGGCTGTTAATTGCCAGTGGATTGTTGGCCTCTGCTGTGGTTTGTATGTATTTCTAAGAGAAATGTAAAGAATTTCCACAGTCCATTTTTTTGGAGCAGAATGTACATAACTAAATGTTGTctaagtattttattttgttatgtAATTTCACAATCAAATTCTGGGAATTAAAATCGTTCTCATTAAACTATAACATGAAACTGGATGCCTCAGTATCCAAATCAGGATTGAATTCCTTTGATATTTCTTGATTTGTGTGCCCTCATAGAATCCAGTTTACTGTATCAAGTCATATTCTTTCTCTCTGTCAAGAACTGTGtagtttttttccaaaggactgtggttttgtgggattttgttttcttttgtttcaaaaaaatCATTACTTTAATTAAAACTAGACAATTCTAAGAAATTCATAGAAATTGATACTTTTGAAATTTGGTACATTTCAGCATTTGGGATCATTTCCAGTCAAAGGAGTAAAAGCTGACAGTGGTGCTCAGTTGAGGAATCACATGCACGTACATAAAAATGAGATTGATTAATTTTCCCTTAAAAGCATGGTAAGATCTGGGTTTTCTATGAATAAGGACCTAATTTTATTAAATGACATTTCTGTAATAAAGGgggaaattaataaaaatgtataGGATGACGTTTGTTCCATTTACATAACTTCTATTAATGTGTTCTTAAATTACTTCAGTGAAAACTATAATTCAT
The Melospiza georgiana isolate bMelGeo1 chromosome 13, bMelGeo1.pri, whole genome shotgun sequence genome window above contains:
- the BLOC1S6 gene encoding biogenesis of lysosome-related organelles complex 1 subunit 6, giving the protein MSGAEGKEAAAAGDPGRSLGPSDASPDEGVVEDLPLIDEKAVEQLTEGLISHYLPDLQRSKSALQELTQNQVVLLETLEQEISKFKECNSIVDINALFSEAKHYHNKLVNIRNEMMMLHEKTSKLKKRALKLQQKRQKEELEREQQREKELEREKQLTAKPAKRT